Proteins encoded together in one Coffea arabica cultivar ET-39 chromosome 2c, Coffea Arabica ET-39 HiFi, whole genome shotgun sequence window:
- the LOC113727941 gene encoding kinesin-like protein KIN-UB isoform X1, whose protein sequence is MASGRNGFPRGPNLRNSSSFKSKLPPSSTVRRSIPGALGAVSGRVRVAVRLRPQNAEELEADADFADCVELQPELKRLKLRKNNWDSDTYEFDEVLTEYASQKRVYEVVAKPVVESVLEGYNGTVMAYGQTGTGKTYTLGRLGDEDTSARGIMVRSLEDIFSNISQETDTVTVSYLQLYMETIQDLLNPANDNISIVEDQKTGDVSLPGATVVEIRDQQSFVELLRIGEAHRFAANTKLNTESSRSHAILMVQVRRSVLGRENDFTSEHDVSSNGVNNFKPPIIRKGKLVVVDLAGSERIHKSGSEGHMLEEAKSINLSLSALGKCINALAENSAHVPVRDSKLTRLLKDSFGGTSRTSLVITIGPSPRHRAETASTILFGQRAMKVENMLKIKEEFDYKSLSKRLEIQIEKLTAENERLQKACEDEVERIKLEAQKQISEAERDCAEALKEEKMKCQMDYMESIKQLEEKWMLNQTKHASNGFIGTSHAAEGGMPSGNDEVSELKKLLQNEVQQRKAAELEIKNLKDCLLKSMKPELAGGNADIFNLQKMLEEESQQRKKLEEEVIVLRHQLSQLTLEASQTTSCPDRSRTGNGFVGLDSVSSLRHLQFKDASDGERPSISNLHEKVGLHKILSLLESDDPNVRIHAVKVVANLAAEEANQAKIVEAGGLSSLLMLLRSYEDETIRRIAAGAVANLAMNEFNQELIMAQGGICLLAMTASDAEDPQTLRMVAGAVANLCGNDKLQTRLRSEGGIKALLGMVRSRHPDVLSQVARGIANFAKCESRAATQAFANLGTKHGRSLLIEDGALPWIVQNANNEASLIRRHVELALCHLAQHEVNANDLISGGALWELVRISRDCSRDDIRALACRTLTSSPTFVAELRRLRIEV, encoded by the exons ATGGCTTCAGGTAGAAATGGTTTTCCTAGAGGCCCGAATCTAAGGAATTCATCATCTTTCAAATCCAAGCTCCCGCCGTCGTCCACTGTCCGCCGCAGCATTCCTGGTGCGCTCGGCGCCG TTTCTGGAAGAGTTAGAGTAGCTGTAAGATTACGGCCTCAAAATGCTGAGGAGCTTGAAGCAGATGCAGATTTTGCTGATTGTGTGGAATTGCAACCTGAG CTTAAAAGGCTGAAACTTCGGAAAAACAACTGGGATTCAGATACCTATGAGTTTGATGAGGTCCTTACTGAGTATGCATCACAGAAGCGTGTCTATGAAGTTGTTGCCAAACCTGTTGTTGAG AGCGTTCTAGAGGGTTACAACGGGACAGTCATGGCTTACGGGCAGACTGGTACTGGGAAAACATATACACTTGGAAGACTGGGTGATGAAGACACCTCTGCCCGTGGTATCATGGTTCGATCACTGGAAGATATTTTTTCAAATATCTCTCAGGAGACTGATACAGTCACTGTTTCATACTTGCAG CTTTATATGGAAACTATCCAGGACCTTCTAAATCCAGCAAATGACAATATTTCAATTGTTGAAGATCAAAAAACCGGTGATGTTTCTTTACCAGGGGCAACTGTTGTGGAAATTCGAGATCAGCAAAGTTTTGTGGAACTTCTACGCATAGGGGAAGCTCATAGATTTGCTGCTAATACTAAGCTGAATACTGAATCTTCACGCAGTCATGCTATCCTCATG GTGCAAGTTAGAAGGTCTGTGTTGGGAAGAGAAAATGATTTTACTTCTGAACATGATGTTTCTTCTAATGGGGTTAACAACTTTAAGCCACCTATTATTCGAAAAGGCAAACTAGTTGTTGTAGATCTTGCTGGTTCTGAGAGAATCCACAAGTCAG GAAGTGAGGGACACATGTTAGAAGAAGCAAAGTCCATCAATCTTTCGCTGAGTGCATTAGGCAAGTGCATAAATGCTTTGGCAGAAAATAGTGCTCATGTACCAGTTCGAGATTCCAAACTTACCAGGTTGCTTAAAGATTCATTCGGAG GCACTTCAAGAACTTCATTAGTTATAACAATTGGCCCATCTCCACGCCATCGGGCAGAGACAGCAAGCACAATTTTATTTGGGCAAAGG GCAATGAAGGTGGAGAATATGttaaaaataaaggaagaaTTTGATTACAAAAGTTTGTCTAAAAGGCTTGAGATACAGATTGAAAAACTCACTGCAGAGAATGAAAGACTGCAGAAAGCATGCGAGGATGAGGTAGAAAGGATTAAATTGGAAGCACAAAAGCAGATCTCTGAAGCTGAGAgagactgtgcagaagctcTGAAG GAGGAAAAGATGAAATGTCAGATGGATTACATGGAATCCATTAAACAGCTTGAGGAGAAGTGGATGCTTAATCAAACGAAGCATGCCAGCAATGGTTTTATTGGCACTTCTCATGCTGCAGAG GGTGGTATGCCATCTGGCAACGACGAAGTCTCTGAGTTGAAAAAGTTGCTTCAAAACGAAGTTCAGCAAAGGAAAGCAGCTGAATTAGAAATCAAGAATTTGAAAGATTGCCTGCTGAAATCTATGAAGCCAGAG CTGGCAGGTGGAAATGCTGATATTTTTAACCTTCAAAAAATGTTGGAAGAAGAGAGCCAACAGAGGAAGAAACTTGAAGAAGAAGTGATAGTTTTACGTCATCAGTTATCACAATTGACCTTGGAAGCTAGTCAG ACTACTAGCTGTCCAGATAGAAGCAGAACAGGGAATGGCTTTGTGGGTCTTGATTCTGTGTCTTCACTGAGACATCTGCAGTTTAAAGATGCAAGTGATGGAGAGAGGCCATCAATTTCAAATCTCCATGAAAAAG TTGGATTGCATAAGATATTATCCTTACTGGAATCAGATGATCCAAATGTGCGGATTCATGCTGTAAAGGTGGTGGCCAACCTAGCAGCTGAAG AAGCAAACCAGGCAAAGATAGTAGAAGCTGGTGGTCTTTCTTCACTGCTGATGCTTCTGAGGAGCTATGAGGATGAAACTATTCGAAGAATAGCAGCTGGTGCAGTTGCCAATCTGGCAATGAATG AATTCAATCAGGAGCTTATAATGGCTCAAGGTGGAATCTGTCTGTTGGCAATGACAGCATCTGATGCAGAGGATCCTCAAACTTTACGCATGGTGGCTGGTGCAGTTGCTAATCTCTGTGGCAATG ATAAATTACAGACAAGGTTGAGGTCTGAAGGGGGAATCAAGGCTCTGTTGGGAATGGTGAGAAGCCGTCATCCTGATGTTCTATCACAAGTTGCACGAGGAATTGCAAATTTTGCAAAGTGCGAGTCCAGAGCTGCAACTCAGG CTTTTGCAAACTTAGGTACAAAACATGGACGATCTCTTTTAATAGAGGACGGAGCGCTGCCATGGATTGTGCAAAATGCAAACAATGAAGCATCTTTAATTAGACGTCATGTTGAACTTGCGCTTTGCCACTTAGCACAACATG AGGTTAATGCGAATGACTTGATCAGCGGAGGAGCACTTTGGGAGCTTGTGCGCATCTCGCGCGACTGCTCTCGTGATGACATAAGGGCTCTTGCTTGTCGGACCTTGACTTCAAGTCCAACCTTTGTAGCTGAACTGCGACGTTTAAGAATAGAGGTTTAA
- the LOC113727941 gene encoding kinesin-like protein KIN-UB isoform X2, with amino-acid sequence MASGRNGFPRGPNLRNSSSFKSKLPPSSTVRRSIPGALGAVSGRVRVAVRLRPQNAEELEADADFADCVELQPELKRLKLRKNNWDSDTYEFDEVLTEYASQKRVYEVVAKPVVESVLEGYNGTVMAYGQTGTGKTYTLGRLGDEDTSARGIMVRSLEDIFSNISQETDTVTVSYLQLYMETIQDLLNPANDNISIVEDQKTGDVSLPGATVVEIRDQQSFVELLRIGEAHRFAANTKLNTESSRSHAILMVQVRRSVLGRENDFTSEHDVSSNGVNNFKPPIIRKGKLVVVDLAGSERIHKSGSEGHMLEEAKSINLSLSALGKCINALAENSAHVPVRDSKLTRLLKDSFGGTSRTSLVITIGPSPRHRAETASTILFGQRAMKVENMLKIKEEFDYKSLSKRLEIQIEKLTAENERLQKACEDEVERIKLEAQKQISEAERDCAEALKEEKMKCQMDYMESIKQLEEKWMLNQTKHASNGFIGTSHAAEGGMPSGNDEVSELKKLLQNEVQQRKAAELEIKNLKDCLLKSMKPELAGGNADIFNLQKMLEEESQQRKKLEEEVIVLRHQLSQLTLEASQTTSCPDRSRTGNGFVGLDSVSSLRHLQFKDASDGERPSISNLHEKVGLHKILSLLESDDPNVRIHAVKVVANLAAEANQAKIVEAGGLSSLLMLLRSYEDETIRRIAAGAVANLAMNEFNQELIMAQGGICLLAMTASDAEDPQTLRMVAGAVANLCGNDKLQTRLRSEGGIKALLGMVRSRHPDVLSQVARGIANFAKCESRAATQAFANLGTKHGRSLLIEDGALPWIVQNANNEASLIRRHVELALCHLAQHEVNANDLISGGALWELVRISRDCSRDDIRALACRTLTSSPTFVAELRRLRIEV; translated from the exons ATGGCTTCAGGTAGAAATGGTTTTCCTAGAGGCCCGAATCTAAGGAATTCATCATCTTTCAAATCCAAGCTCCCGCCGTCGTCCACTGTCCGCCGCAGCATTCCTGGTGCGCTCGGCGCCG TTTCTGGAAGAGTTAGAGTAGCTGTAAGATTACGGCCTCAAAATGCTGAGGAGCTTGAAGCAGATGCAGATTTTGCTGATTGTGTGGAATTGCAACCTGAG CTTAAAAGGCTGAAACTTCGGAAAAACAACTGGGATTCAGATACCTATGAGTTTGATGAGGTCCTTACTGAGTATGCATCACAGAAGCGTGTCTATGAAGTTGTTGCCAAACCTGTTGTTGAG AGCGTTCTAGAGGGTTACAACGGGACAGTCATGGCTTACGGGCAGACTGGTACTGGGAAAACATATACACTTGGAAGACTGGGTGATGAAGACACCTCTGCCCGTGGTATCATGGTTCGATCACTGGAAGATATTTTTTCAAATATCTCTCAGGAGACTGATACAGTCACTGTTTCATACTTGCAG CTTTATATGGAAACTATCCAGGACCTTCTAAATCCAGCAAATGACAATATTTCAATTGTTGAAGATCAAAAAACCGGTGATGTTTCTTTACCAGGGGCAACTGTTGTGGAAATTCGAGATCAGCAAAGTTTTGTGGAACTTCTACGCATAGGGGAAGCTCATAGATTTGCTGCTAATACTAAGCTGAATACTGAATCTTCACGCAGTCATGCTATCCTCATG GTGCAAGTTAGAAGGTCTGTGTTGGGAAGAGAAAATGATTTTACTTCTGAACATGATGTTTCTTCTAATGGGGTTAACAACTTTAAGCCACCTATTATTCGAAAAGGCAAACTAGTTGTTGTAGATCTTGCTGGTTCTGAGAGAATCCACAAGTCAG GAAGTGAGGGACACATGTTAGAAGAAGCAAAGTCCATCAATCTTTCGCTGAGTGCATTAGGCAAGTGCATAAATGCTTTGGCAGAAAATAGTGCTCATGTACCAGTTCGAGATTCCAAACTTACCAGGTTGCTTAAAGATTCATTCGGAG GCACTTCAAGAACTTCATTAGTTATAACAATTGGCCCATCTCCACGCCATCGGGCAGAGACAGCAAGCACAATTTTATTTGGGCAAAGG GCAATGAAGGTGGAGAATATGttaaaaataaaggaagaaTTTGATTACAAAAGTTTGTCTAAAAGGCTTGAGATACAGATTGAAAAACTCACTGCAGAGAATGAAAGACTGCAGAAAGCATGCGAGGATGAGGTAGAAAGGATTAAATTGGAAGCACAAAAGCAGATCTCTGAAGCTGAGAgagactgtgcagaagctcTGAAG GAGGAAAAGATGAAATGTCAGATGGATTACATGGAATCCATTAAACAGCTTGAGGAGAAGTGGATGCTTAATCAAACGAAGCATGCCAGCAATGGTTTTATTGGCACTTCTCATGCTGCAGAG GGTGGTATGCCATCTGGCAACGACGAAGTCTCTGAGTTGAAAAAGTTGCTTCAAAACGAAGTTCAGCAAAGGAAAGCAGCTGAATTAGAAATCAAGAATTTGAAAGATTGCCTGCTGAAATCTATGAAGCCAGAG CTGGCAGGTGGAAATGCTGATATTTTTAACCTTCAAAAAATGTTGGAAGAAGAGAGCCAACAGAGGAAGAAACTTGAAGAAGAAGTGATAGTTTTACGTCATCAGTTATCACAATTGACCTTGGAAGCTAGTCAG ACTACTAGCTGTCCAGATAGAAGCAGAACAGGGAATGGCTTTGTGGGTCTTGATTCTGTGTCTTCACTGAGACATCTGCAGTTTAAAGATGCAAGTGATGGAGAGAGGCCATCAATTTCAAATCTCCATGAAAAAG TTGGATTGCATAAGATATTATCCTTACTGGAATCAGATGATCCAAATGTGCGGATTCATGCTGTAAAGGTGGTGGCCAACCTAGCAGCTGAAG CAAACCAGGCAAAGATAGTAGAAGCTGGTGGTCTTTCTTCACTGCTGATGCTTCTGAGGAGCTATGAGGATGAAACTATTCGAAGAATAGCAGCTGGTGCAGTTGCCAATCTGGCAATGAATG AATTCAATCAGGAGCTTATAATGGCTCAAGGTGGAATCTGTCTGTTGGCAATGACAGCATCTGATGCAGAGGATCCTCAAACTTTACGCATGGTGGCTGGTGCAGTTGCTAATCTCTGTGGCAATG ATAAATTACAGACAAGGTTGAGGTCTGAAGGGGGAATCAAGGCTCTGTTGGGAATGGTGAGAAGCCGTCATCCTGATGTTCTATCACAAGTTGCACGAGGAATTGCAAATTTTGCAAAGTGCGAGTCCAGAGCTGCAACTCAGG CTTTTGCAAACTTAGGTACAAAACATGGACGATCTCTTTTAATAGAGGACGGAGCGCTGCCATGGATTGTGCAAAATGCAAACAATGAAGCATCTTTAATTAGACGTCATGTTGAACTTGCGCTTTGCCACTTAGCACAACATG AGGTTAATGCGAATGACTTGATCAGCGGAGGAGCACTTTGGGAGCTTGTGCGCATCTCGCGCGACTGCTCTCGTGATGACATAAGGGCTCTTGCTTGTCGGACCTTGACTTCAAGTCCAACCTTTGTAGCTGAACTGCGACGTTTAAGAATAGAGGTTTAA
- the LOC113727941 gene encoding kinesin-like protein KIN-UB isoform X3, which yields MASGRNGFPRGPNLRNSSSFKSKLPPSSTVRRSIPGALGAVSGRVRVAVRLRPQNAEELEADADFADCVELQPELKRLKLRKNNWDSDTYEFDEVLTEYASQKRVYEVVAKPVVESVLEGYNGTVMAYGQTGTGKTYTLGRLGDEDTSARGIMVRSLEDIFSNISQETDTVTVSYLQLYMETIQDLLNPANDNISIVEDQKTGDVSLPGATVVEIRDQQSFVELLRIGEAHRFAANTKLNTESSRSHAILMVQVRRSVLGRENDFTSEHDVSSNGVNNFKPPIIRKGKLVVVDLAGSERIHKSGSEGHMLEEAKSINLSLSALGKCINALAENSAHVPVRDSKLTRLLKDSFGGTSRTSLVITIGPSPRHRAETASTILFGQRAMKVENMLKIKEEFDYKSLSKRLEIQIEKLTAENERLQKACEDEVERIKLEAQKQISEAERDCAEALKEEKMKCQMDYMESIKQLEEKWMLNQTKHASNGFIGTSHAAEGGMPSGNDEVSELKKLLQNEVQQRKAAELEIKNLKDCLLKSMKPELAGGNADIFNLQKMLEEESQQRKKLEEEVIVLRHQLSQLTLEASQTTSCPDRSRTGNGFVGLDSVSSLRHLQFKDASDGERPSISNLHEKVGLHKILSLLESDDPNVRIHAVKVVANLAAEEANQAKIVEAGGLSSLLMLLRSYEDETIRRIAAGAVANLAMNEFNQELIMAQGGICLLAMTASDAEDPQTLRMVAGAVANLCGNDKLQTRLRSEGGIKALLGMVRSRHPDVLSQVARGIANFAKCESRAATQGTKHGRSLLIEDGALPWIVQNANNEASLIRRHVELALCHLAQHEVNANDLISGGALWELVRISRDCSRDDIRALACRTLTSSPTFVAELRRLRIEV from the exons ATGGCTTCAGGTAGAAATGGTTTTCCTAGAGGCCCGAATCTAAGGAATTCATCATCTTTCAAATCCAAGCTCCCGCCGTCGTCCACTGTCCGCCGCAGCATTCCTGGTGCGCTCGGCGCCG TTTCTGGAAGAGTTAGAGTAGCTGTAAGATTACGGCCTCAAAATGCTGAGGAGCTTGAAGCAGATGCAGATTTTGCTGATTGTGTGGAATTGCAACCTGAG CTTAAAAGGCTGAAACTTCGGAAAAACAACTGGGATTCAGATACCTATGAGTTTGATGAGGTCCTTACTGAGTATGCATCACAGAAGCGTGTCTATGAAGTTGTTGCCAAACCTGTTGTTGAG AGCGTTCTAGAGGGTTACAACGGGACAGTCATGGCTTACGGGCAGACTGGTACTGGGAAAACATATACACTTGGAAGACTGGGTGATGAAGACACCTCTGCCCGTGGTATCATGGTTCGATCACTGGAAGATATTTTTTCAAATATCTCTCAGGAGACTGATACAGTCACTGTTTCATACTTGCAG CTTTATATGGAAACTATCCAGGACCTTCTAAATCCAGCAAATGACAATATTTCAATTGTTGAAGATCAAAAAACCGGTGATGTTTCTTTACCAGGGGCAACTGTTGTGGAAATTCGAGATCAGCAAAGTTTTGTGGAACTTCTACGCATAGGGGAAGCTCATAGATTTGCTGCTAATACTAAGCTGAATACTGAATCTTCACGCAGTCATGCTATCCTCATG GTGCAAGTTAGAAGGTCTGTGTTGGGAAGAGAAAATGATTTTACTTCTGAACATGATGTTTCTTCTAATGGGGTTAACAACTTTAAGCCACCTATTATTCGAAAAGGCAAACTAGTTGTTGTAGATCTTGCTGGTTCTGAGAGAATCCACAAGTCAG GAAGTGAGGGACACATGTTAGAAGAAGCAAAGTCCATCAATCTTTCGCTGAGTGCATTAGGCAAGTGCATAAATGCTTTGGCAGAAAATAGTGCTCATGTACCAGTTCGAGATTCCAAACTTACCAGGTTGCTTAAAGATTCATTCGGAG GCACTTCAAGAACTTCATTAGTTATAACAATTGGCCCATCTCCACGCCATCGGGCAGAGACAGCAAGCACAATTTTATTTGGGCAAAGG GCAATGAAGGTGGAGAATATGttaaaaataaaggaagaaTTTGATTACAAAAGTTTGTCTAAAAGGCTTGAGATACAGATTGAAAAACTCACTGCAGAGAATGAAAGACTGCAGAAAGCATGCGAGGATGAGGTAGAAAGGATTAAATTGGAAGCACAAAAGCAGATCTCTGAAGCTGAGAgagactgtgcagaagctcTGAAG GAGGAAAAGATGAAATGTCAGATGGATTACATGGAATCCATTAAACAGCTTGAGGAGAAGTGGATGCTTAATCAAACGAAGCATGCCAGCAATGGTTTTATTGGCACTTCTCATGCTGCAGAG GGTGGTATGCCATCTGGCAACGACGAAGTCTCTGAGTTGAAAAAGTTGCTTCAAAACGAAGTTCAGCAAAGGAAAGCAGCTGAATTAGAAATCAAGAATTTGAAAGATTGCCTGCTGAAATCTATGAAGCCAGAG CTGGCAGGTGGAAATGCTGATATTTTTAACCTTCAAAAAATGTTGGAAGAAGAGAGCCAACAGAGGAAGAAACTTGAAGAAGAAGTGATAGTTTTACGTCATCAGTTATCACAATTGACCTTGGAAGCTAGTCAG ACTACTAGCTGTCCAGATAGAAGCAGAACAGGGAATGGCTTTGTGGGTCTTGATTCTGTGTCTTCACTGAGACATCTGCAGTTTAAAGATGCAAGTGATGGAGAGAGGCCATCAATTTCAAATCTCCATGAAAAAG TTGGATTGCATAAGATATTATCCTTACTGGAATCAGATGATCCAAATGTGCGGATTCATGCTGTAAAGGTGGTGGCCAACCTAGCAGCTGAAG AAGCAAACCAGGCAAAGATAGTAGAAGCTGGTGGTCTTTCTTCACTGCTGATGCTTCTGAGGAGCTATGAGGATGAAACTATTCGAAGAATAGCAGCTGGTGCAGTTGCCAATCTGGCAATGAATG AATTCAATCAGGAGCTTATAATGGCTCAAGGTGGAATCTGTCTGTTGGCAATGACAGCATCTGATGCAGAGGATCCTCAAACTTTACGCATGGTGGCTGGTGCAGTTGCTAATCTCTGTGGCAATG ATAAATTACAGACAAGGTTGAGGTCTGAAGGGGGAATCAAGGCTCTGTTGGGAATGGTGAGAAGCCGTCATCCTGATGTTCTATCACAAGTTGCACGAGGAATTGCAAATTTTGCAAAGTGCGAGTCCAGAGCTGCAACTCAGG GTACAAAACATGGACGATCTCTTTTAATAGAGGACGGAGCGCTGCCATGGATTGTGCAAAATGCAAACAATGAAGCATCTTTAATTAGACGTCATGTTGAACTTGCGCTTTGCCACTTAGCACAACATG AGGTTAATGCGAATGACTTGATCAGCGGAGGAGCACTTTGGGAGCTTGTGCGCATCTCGCGCGACTGCTCTCGTGATGACATAAGGGCTCTTGCTTGTCGGACCTTGACTTCAAGTCCAACCTTTGTAGCTGAACTGCGACGTTTAAGAATAGAGGTTTAA